The Corynebacterium vitaeruminis DSM 20294 genome window below encodes:
- a CDS encoding 3-hydroxyacyl-CoA dehydrogenase/enoyl-CoA hydratase family protein, with translation MSQTIKKAAVIGAGSMGAGIAAHMANAGIEVLLLDMSTDGATHGERSARARAGVETQLKRRGFMRPEFAERVTAGNTEDDLARLGEVDWVVEAIFENLEAKRELYARLEEHLAPEALLTSNTSTIPLAQLVEGMPATRRERFAITHFFNPPRVMRLVELVSGADTSEDTLATLRRACERQLGKVALDCRDTPGFIANRVGNLWMAAGARIALDSGVVPELADATFGRQFGIPRTGIFGLFDYIGLQLVPPIWASLTAALPASDAYHRYPIVDDPLFKGLLERGLTGRTGPSGIYRGRDEVIGEGFEYRQRQPIEDPAAAKKTALEVMETASPGGRFARETYLATLRYCIDTAAEICDTVDGIDVAMELGYAWKQGPFRLADSIGLEWLRAAFAEQPEGVPALLEAAITAGGFYPGPGKVLRADGQVADVAAREGVVTVAELAGRPDTRVVAENAAGRVLLLVGGVGIFNLATPMNSLNAEAFDLIQRTVVEGPSWGVKALVIASDEARAFSAGANLGTLVEAAETGDDAAVEVLMRRGSTTLRELRKAPFPVVAAVRGVALGGGMELLLACDKTVIHAESRLGFPERVVGLYPAWCGTVRTLERLYRHGAEDPVRAAFGLIAAADQRAPFDLQALGVLGEEDRIVLSVDHVIGDAVELASSLADGYAPPSDGEVPVWTSSTLLIDTIDVSEMSETDMAILTALASVYTIEGAETVGVDTLAEREVDRCVPLLLRPENLERARHMAATRKALRN, from the coding sequence ATGTCTCAGACCATCAAGAAGGCCGCCGTCATCGGCGCAGGTTCCATGGGCGCGGGCATCGCCGCCCACATGGCAAACGCGGGCATCGAGGTGCTCCTGCTCGACATGTCCACCGACGGCGCCACCCACGGGGAGCGCAGCGCTCGGGCGCGGGCGGGCGTTGAGACCCAGCTCAAGCGCCGCGGCTTCATGCGCCCGGAGTTCGCCGAGCGCGTGACCGCCGGAAACACCGAGGACGATCTGGCACGCCTTGGCGAGGTCGATTGGGTGGTCGAGGCCATCTTCGAGAACCTCGAGGCCAAGCGCGAGCTCTACGCCCGCTTGGAGGAACACCTCGCGCCCGAGGCGCTGCTCACCTCGAACACCTCCACCATCCCGCTGGCCCAGCTGGTCGAGGGGATGCCCGCCACCCGTCGCGAGCGCTTCGCCATCACGCACTTCTTCAACCCGCCGCGCGTCATGCGGCTGGTCGAGCTGGTCTCCGGCGCCGACACCAGCGAGGACACGCTCGCCACCCTGCGCCGCGCGTGCGAGCGCCAGCTGGGCAAGGTCGCCCTCGACTGCCGTGACACCCCGGGCTTCATCGCCAACCGCGTGGGCAATCTGTGGATGGCCGCGGGCGCGCGCATCGCGCTCGACTCCGGCGTCGTGCCCGAGCTTGCCGACGCCACCTTCGGCCGTCAGTTCGGCATCCCGCGCACCGGCATCTTCGGGCTCTTCGACTACATCGGGCTGCAGCTCGTCCCGCCGATCTGGGCCAGCCTCACCGCGGCGCTGCCCGCCAGCGACGCCTACCACCGCTACCCGATCGTGGACGACCCGCTGTTCAAGGGGCTGCTCGAGCGCGGGCTCACCGGACGCACCGGCCCGTCGGGCATCTACCGCGGCCGCGACGAGGTCATCGGCGAGGGCTTCGAGTACCGGCAGCGCCAGCCCATCGAGGACCCGGCCGCGGCGAAGAAGACCGCCCTCGAGGTCATGGAGACCGCGAGCCCCGGCGGCCGCTTCGCCCGCGAGACGTACCTGGCCACCCTGCGCTACTGCATCGACACGGCCGCCGAGATCTGCGACACCGTCGACGGCATCGACGTGGCAATGGAGCTGGGCTACGCCTGGAAGCAGGGCCCCTTCCGCTTGGCCGATTCCATCGGCCTGGAGTGGCTGCGCGCCGCCTTCGCCGAGCAGCCCGAGGGCGTCCCCGCGCTGCTCGAGGCGGCGATCACGGCGGGCGGCTTCTACCCCGGGCCGGGCAAGGTGCTGCGCGCCGACGGGCAGGTCGCGGACGTCGCTGCCCGCGAGGGCGTGGTCACCGTGGCCGAGCTCGCGGGCCGGCCGGACACGCGGGTGGTCGCGGAGAACGCGGCCGGGCGCGTCCTGCTGCTGGTGGGCGGCGTCGGCATCTTCAACCTGGCAACGCCGATGAACTCGCTCAACGCCGAGGCCTTCGACCTCATCCAGCGCACCGTCGTGGAGGGGCCCTCGTGGGGAGTGAAGGCGCTGGTCATCGCATCCGACGAGGCCCGCGCGTTCAGCGCCGGCGCCAACCTAGGCACCCTCGTCGAGGCGGCGGAGACCGGCGACGACGCCGCCGTCGAGGTGCTCATGCGCCGCGGCTCCACCACGCTGCGCGAGCTGCGCAAGGCGCCGTTTCCCGTGGTCGCGGCGGTGCGCGGCGTGGCGCTCGGCGGCGGCATGGAGCTCCTGCTGGCCTGCGACAAAACGGTCATCCACGCGGAGTCGCGCCTCGGCTTCCCCGAGCGCGTCGTGGGGCTCTACCCTGCGTGGTGCGGCACCGTGCGCACGCTCGAGCGACTCTACCGCCACGGCGCCGAGGACCCGGTGCGCGCCGCGTTCGGCCTCATCGCCGCGGCCGACCAGCGGGCCCCGTTCGACCTGCAGGCCCTAGGTGTCCTCGGGGAGGAGGATCGGATCGTGCTCAGCGTCGACCACGTCATCGGCGACGCGGTCGAGCTCGCTTCGTCGCTTGCCGACGGCTACGCCCCGCCATCCGACGGCGAGGTGCCGGTGTGGACCTCGTCGACCCTGCTCATCGACACCATCGACGTCTCCGAGATGAGCGAGACCGACATGGCGATCCTCACCGCGCTGGCGAGCGTGTACACGATCGAGGGAGCGGAAACCGTAGGCGTCGATACGCTCGCGGAGCGCGAGGTCGACCGCTGCGTGCCGCTGCTGCTTCGCCCGGAAAACCTCGAGCGGGCGCGCCACATGGCAGCGACGCGCAAGGCGTTAAGAAACTAG
- a CDS encoding ABC-F family ATP-binding cassette domain-containing protein, with protein MPISFSHLSFSWPDATHCLRDVSGVFNARVTGITGENGSGKSTLIKILIGELEPSSGTVIRPDRVGYLPQDLGIAAERSIADVFGATAILHAIESIEAGDPRPEHFDMVGNRWDEAERLRKHLHEAGLSSLAADESALSRRLDSLSGGEAVRVALAAVLAENPEVIVLDEPTNNLDGDAKESFYHFLENTKNQVIVVSHDRAVLRRVEETAELYQGKLRFFEGNLDYYEAAVRSEQDSAARALRDAKSVVRRELKEQQSMETRLARDARRGAKFSREKRKPPIAMGNDKNRSEHSSAKRRQECKGKVAAAQAVTDSAAARIRDIEGVYIELPETFVANGTRIAEFEAVGRREIVAGPERVRIAGPNGCGKTTLMNAIFASSPRAGYVRQRIDLPNEATVMAVVGGTPQRTRDQLARLCFQNDKVFAKIGTLSGGERFRVELARAILREPAPTLLLLDEPTNNLDMLTVEWLASALDAYRGAIIIVSHDEEFCARIGVTRTIELS; from the coding sequence TTGCCCATTTCTTTTTCTCACCTTTCGTTTTCTTGGCCAGACGCCACACACTGCCTTCGCGACGTTAGCGGGGTCTTCAACGCCCGCGTCACCGGTATTACCGGCGAGAACGGCTCTGGCAAATCCACTCTCATCAAGATCCTCATCGGCGAACTTGAGCCTAGTTCTGGAACTGTAATCCGACCGGACCGCGTCGGTTATCTTCCCCAAGATCTCGGCATCGCCGCAGAACGAAGCATCGCTGATGTCTTCGGTGCGACTGCGATCCTGCATGCCATTGAATCAATCGAGGCAGGCGACCCCCGTCCAGAGCACTTCGATATGGTAGGCAACCGCTGGGATGAGGCCGAACGCCTTCGCAAACACTTGCACGAGGCGGGGCTTTCCTCATTGGCTGCTGACGAATCTGCTTTGTCGCGGCGCCTCGACTCGCTCTCTGGAGGGGAGGCGGTCCGTGTAGCACTTGCCGCCGTGTTAGCCGAAAACCCTGAGGTCATCGTGCTCGATGAGCCTACCAACAACCTCGACGGCGATGCCAAGGAAAGTTTTTATCATTTCCTTGAGAACACGAAGAACCAAGTCATCGTAGTCAGCCACGACCGCGCCGTGCTGCGGCGGGTTGAAGAGACTGCCGAGCTCTACCAGGGAAAACTCCGTTTTTTCGAGGGGAACCTAGATTACTACGAGGCTGCTGTCCGCAGTGAACAAGATTCAGCCGCACGCGCGCTTCGCGACGCAAAGTCGGTTGTCCGTCGCGAGTTGAAAGAGCAGCAATCTATGGAGACCCGTCTCGCGCGCGATGCCCGGCGCGGTGCCAAGTTCTCTCGAGAAAAGCGTAAGCCGCCGATCGCTATGGGAAACGATAAGAACCGCTCCGAACACTCGTCAGCAAAGCGCCGCCAAGAGTGCAAGGGGAAAGTCGCTGCAGCTCAAGCTGTGACGGATTCTGCAGCCGCTCGGATTAGAGATATAGAGGGGGTCTATATCGAACTGCCCGAGACCTTTGTCGCAAACGGTACCCGTATCGCAGAATTCGAAGCGGTTGGGCGGCGCGAGATCGTAGCGGGTCCAGAGCGTGTCCGCATCGCCGGGCCCAACGGATGCGGCAAGACCACGCTGATGAATGCCATCTTTGCGTCGTCACCACGCGCAGGATATGTTCGGCAGCGTATCGATTTGCCAAACGAAGCCACCGTAATGGCAGTGGTCGGCGGGACTCCACAGCGAACGCGCGACCAACTTGCACGGCTGTGCTTCCAGAATGACAAAGTCTTCGCGAAGATTGGAACCCTATCCGGCGGCGAGCGCTTCCGCGTCGAACTCGCCCGAGCGATCCTCCGCGAGCCAGCACCGACGCTACTGCTTCTTGACGAGCCTACGAACAACCTTGACATGCTGACAGTTGAATGGCTTGCCTCTGCACTCGATGCCTACCGAGGGGCGATCATCATCGTAAGTCACGATGAAGAATTCTGCGCCCGCATCGGCGTGACGAGGACGATCGAACTCTCATGA